The proteins below come from a single Aegilops tauschii subsp. strangulata cultivar AL8/78 chromosome 6, Aet v6.0, whole genome shotgun sequence genomic window:
- the LOC141025827 gene encoding uncharacterized protein: MISRILMRVCGLYPQYIGVDVEYTREDEPPQRAAVLQLCVEELCLVYHITAATKWPKSLRRFLKEDRFYTFAGFSIEGDKEMLRRSGLEINPDKYIDIQRKWRVPYKGRKRFHSLADVAGSVIHPFYKEMKNKIDRVEDHKLWGSAHCQVNSSSMQR, encoded by the exons ATGATCAGCAGGATCCTGATGAGGGTCTGCGGCTTGTACCCTCAGTATATCGGTGTTGATGTCGAGTATACCAGGGAAGACGAACCTCCGCAGAGGGCAGCGGTTCTGCAGTTATGCGTGGAGGAACTCTGTCTGGTGTACCACATCACCGCGGCAACAAAATG GCCCAAGAGCTTGCGCCGTTTCCTGAAGGAGGACAGGTTCTACACCTTTGCCGGCTTCAGTATTGAAGGTGATAAAGAGATGCTGCGAAGATCTGGCTTGGAGATCAACCCCGACAAGTACATCGACATCCAGCGCAAATGGAGAGTTCCGTACAAGGGAAGAAAGAGGTTCCACTCTTTGGCTGATGTTGCAGGGAGCGTGATCCACCCATTCTACAAAGAGATGAAGAATAAGATTGACAGGGTTGAAGATCATAAACTATGGGGATCAGCCCACTGCCAAGTTAACTCATCGAGTATGCAGCGATAG